The following is a genomic window from Catenulispora sp. MAP5-51.
CCCGCACCCAGACCGCGTCGGGATTGCTCAGCGCCGCGAAGGCGGCGAAATACGGCACCATCAGCAGCAGGTTCAGCGGCTGCACCGCGGTCTGCATCTCCTCCTGCCGCGACACCCGGGCGGCCACCGCGGCGTAGGCCGAGGCGTAGAAGACGTAGCCGAGCACGAACCACACCGCGACGATGCCGACGGTCTGCCAGATCTGCCCGCTCATATGCAGCGCCCCGGTCGCCGACCCGGCCCCGATCCCCACGGCGGCCGTGGCGGCCAACTGCAACAGCCCCAGCGCCCCGATCCCGATGATCTTGCCGGTCAGCAACACCCGCGCCGACGTACTGGACAGCAGCACCTCGATGACCCGGCTGGCCTTCTCCTCGACCACCCCGGTCGCGACCCACATGCAGTACGCGATCATCTGGCTGAACAACATGATCTCGGCGATCAGCGCGACGGTCTTGCGCTGCCCGGCGTCAGGATCCTTGGGCGCCAGCTTGACCGTGGTCTGCCCCTGCACCTGGTCCAGATCCGGAACCTGCGAGGCCAGATTCGCCCCGGCGAGCACCGGCGCCAACTTCGGATCGACGGAGTCCTGCACGAAGATCTGGCCGCCGTCCACGAGCGCGTCCATCTTGCCGCTCTTGACCAGCGCCTGCGCCCCCACGGAATCGGTGACCACACTCGAGGTCAGCTTGATCTTGTACGCCGGCGCCTGCCGCTCGGCGATCTGCTGCTCGGCGACGGCCCGCGGCCCGGCGAACCCGACGGTGAAGGACGGCGTCTTGTCCCGCCCGGAGACCAACGACGAGATCACCACCGCGACCACCACGATCAGCAGCGAGATGGCCACCGAGATCGCGAACCCGCGATCCCGGCCCCGCTCGCGGAACTCGCGGCGCATGACGAGGCGGACGGCGCTGCGGTTCACGCGGGGGCTCCTTCGGGCTCGGGACGGCTCCTGTCGTCGACTCCATCACCGCTGCCGGATTGCGCCGCGACCTCGCCTTCGGCACCACCGTGATCGGCCACGGCCTCCCGGAACAGATCCGCCAGGCTAGGCCGCAGCGGCGTGAACTCGCGCACCGGCCCCAGCGCCCGCGCGGCGTCCAGGATCGCCTGGTCGTCGGCCTGCGCGGCGAGGATCAGGATCGTCGTCGCGCCGTACTCGGCGGACTCCACGCCCGGCAGGCCGTCGGCCCATCCGGCGGCGGCGTCCGTGCCGATCCGCAGTGCGCGCTCGGCCCGGGAGGCCCGTAGCTCGTCGACCGTACCGGTAGCGACCATGCGGCCGCGGTAGATGATGCCGATGGAGTCGCACAGGCGCTCGACCAGTTCCAGCTGGTGGCTGGAGAAGACGACCGGGACGCC
Proteins encoded in this region:
- a CDS encoding ABC transporter permease, with the protein product MNRSAVRLVMRREFRERGRDRGFAISVAISLLIVVVAVVISSLVSGRDKTPSFTVGFAGPRAVAEQQIAERQAPAYKIKLTSSVVTDSVGAQALVKSGKMDALVDGGQIFVQDSVDPKLAPVLAGANLASQVPDLDQVQGQTTVKLAPKDPDAGQRKTVALIAEIMLFSQMIAYCMWVATGVVEEKASRVIEVLLSSTSARVLLTGKIIGIGALGLLQLAATAAVGIGAGSATGALHMSGQIWQTVGIVAVWFVLGYVFYASAYAAVAARVSRQEEMQTAVQPLNLLLMVPYFAAFAALSNPDAVWVRVLSLVPPFSVLIQPVRIAGGDASWWEPVVAIGLMAVLTVGIVGAGARVYENSVLRFGSKVPMRVAWTAGRRA